The Arthrobacter sp. OAP107 DNA segment TCCGGCCGACGCTAACGGCTACCGCTGAGGCGGACCAGGGCGGCGGCCAGATATTGGCAGGCCGTCCCGCCGTTCACCGCCGAACAAGCTAAAGGGCAGCGCGGATCCTCAGTACTACGCCAACGCCTTTGGCTGCCTCGCGGCATGCCCCTGGCACATCGCCGCGATAGCGCAGCGTCTGACGCTGCACAGTCTGAAATGAAAGACAGCAAGACCCCGTGAGCCCCATCACAGCCCCCGCAGACGTGGTGTGCTGGATAGCGATCCCCCTCCCAATGACGAGAAGGTATTGGCATGCAACAAGCCCAAACAACAGCCGAAACGGCGGCACCTGACGGCCCCACCGCCGACAGCACCTCCGACCAACCCACCGGACGCACCGGGGCGGCCGCCGCCGTCGGAACCGCCGTCGGAACCGTCCTGAACCGCGGCCTCAACGTCCGCCACATCCGCTTCATGGCATTGGGCTCGGCCATCGGCACCGGCCTGTTCTACGGTTCGGCCTCGGCCATCCAAAAGGCCGGGCCCGCCGTGCTGTTCGCCTACATGATTGGCGGCGCCGCCGTGTTCATGGTGATGCGCGCGCTGGGGGAAATGGCCGTGCGACACCCGGTCTCGGGATCCTTTGGGCAGTACGCCAGCCGCTACCTTGGCCCGCTGGCAGGCTTCGTGACCGGCTGGACCTACGTCTTCGAAATGGCGATCGTGGCCATCGCCGATGTCACCGCCTTCAGTATCTATATGGGCTTCTGGTTCCCGTCCGTGGAGCGGTGGGTCTGGATCCTGGCCATCATCTTCCTCCTCGCAGCGCTGAACCTGCTGAGCGTCAAGGTCTTCGGTGAACTCGAGTTCTGGTTCACCCTGGTCAAGGTTTCAGCCATTATCGCGATGATCGCCGGCGGTGCGGCCATCCTTGCGTTTGGCTTCCAGAACGGCGACGCCTCAGCGGTTGCCCCGGGCCTGGGCAACCTCGTGGAGCATGGCGGCCTGTTCCCGAACGGCTTCGAGGGTCTCCTGGCCTCGTTTGCGGTCGTCATGTTCGCCTTCGGCGGGATTGAAACCATCGGCATCACGGCCGGTGAGGCAGCCGACCCCAAGAAGGTGATCCCGAAGGCCGTCAACACCGTGCCGGTCCGGGTCCTGCTGTTCTACGTGCTGACTCTGGGCGTGCTGATGAGCCTCTTCCCGTGGAACGAGATCGGCAGCAACGGCAGCCCGTTCGTCCAGATCTTCAGCGGCCTGGGCATTCCCGCCGCACCCCACATCCTCAACGCCGTAGTGATCACCGCCGCGCTCTCCGCCATCAACAGCGACATCTTCGGTGCCGGCCGGATCCTCTTCGGCCTGGCCAAGCAGGGCCACGCGCCGCAGAGCTTCGGACGGGTTTCGCGGCATGGCGTGCCGTGGATGACTGTGGTGATGATGGCCGGGATCCTGCTCGTGGGGGTGGTGCTGAATGCGGTGATCCCCGAAGATGTCTTCCTGCTCATCGCGTCCATCGCCACCTTCGCGACGGTCTGGGTATGGGTCATGATTCTCGCCTCCCACGTGGCGATGAAACGTGAAATCGCCCGCATGGGCCTGCCGGCGTCGGAGTTCCCCTCACCCTGGTGGCCGGCGGCATCTGTCCTCACCATCGGCTTCATGGGACTGGTGATCGCGGTGCTTGGCTTCTTTGAAGACACCCGCGTGGCGCTCTATGTGGGGGCTGTGTGGCTGGGGCTGCTGGTGGTCGCTTACCGGCTGTGGGTCAAAGGCGACGGACGACGCCGGGCCCGCCTTGAGGATGAGACCTCGCCGCTGCCAGTGGTCGCCAAAACTGAGTAGGATTCCCGCGGGAAAGGCGCGCCAGGCTCGAATTCGCGAAAACAAGTAGTAGAAATGGGTAAAGACAGGTAATTAGCGCCTGTTACGGGAGTGCCTGATGTGATAAATGAGGTAGTTGTTACTCGTGTGACTTATGGGATTCCTGCCTACAGTGGACTGCACGGTGCCAGCCGGCTGGGGGTCTGACCCCGGATGATGACCCGGACCCGCGCCGCCAGTGATTCGACGATTGGTCACACTGTGAAGGAGTGGTCCTCATGTTGGAAATCCAGGCCGGGGCGCCGGCACCAAATCTTCAGTCCGGGCGGTCACCCGGTTTCCTGGCCCAGACCCTGCAGCGCGCGCGGACGGCCGCTGTCCCATACAAGGTCGGCGACGTCCTGGTGGGCGACGATCCGTTCAACGGCAGGCGCGAAGGCACCGTGGTGGTCAAGAACGGCCGGTCGATCGGGATCCGGTCCTCGGACCAGGTGTACTTCTACGACTACCGGCAACTGAGGCGGCCGGACTAGGCGGGTTACCGCCAGTCCAGCCGAGCGACCACCAGGAGCCGATCCCATGTCCATCGCCAACCTGCCCACCGCGTACCTCACCATCGCCGAGGTCGCCGCGGCCCTGCGCCTGTCCAAAATGACTGTCTACCGGATGGTCCGGGCCGGAACGCTGGCGGCCGACCGGTTCGGCAAGTCCTACCGCGTGCCAGAGTCGGCCGTGGAGGAGTACATCCGGGCCTCCGGCAATCCGGTCACAGAGGATCCGTAGGCCCACACGGTTCAGCTCACCCGTTGAGCGTTCTCAGTTCCATTGCTGGCCGCGTCGAGCACACCGGCGCTGGCTGGCTACCGTCCGGCGGCGTTACGATCAGGCATGCTCCCGCTGCAGAATCTGCTGGCCTTTGCCTTGGTCTCCGCGTTGCTGATCGCCGTCCCGGGCCCGAGCGTCCTGTTCGTCATCGGACGGTCGCTCGCCCTGGGGCGGCGGGGCGGCCTGCTGAGTGTCCTCGGCAATGCGGCCGGGGAACTGCTCCAGATCGCAGGGGTGGCGCTGGGACTCGGCGTCGTACTGGCCGAGTCGGTGCTGCTGTTCACGGTGGTGAAGTTTGCCGGCGCAGCCTACCTCATCTACCTGGGAATCCAGGCGGTGCTGCACCGCCGGGGCGGCCCGCCGGGCCCGAACCCGTCCAGGCCAGCGACCACGCGGCGGATTCTGCGTGAAGGCTTCGTTGTCGGGGCCACGAACCCGAAGTCGGTGGTGTTCTTCGTGGCGGTCCTCCCGCAGTTCGTGGACCACTCTGCCGGCGCCATTCCCCTCCAACTCGCCCTGCTGGGTGCCACGTTCCTGGCCATTGCGCTGGTTTCGGACAGCGTCTGGGCACTCGCCGCCGGTACTGCGAGGCAGTGGTTCGCCCGTTCACCCCGCCGGGTGGCAGCCGTGACTACTACCGGCGGGGTGATGATGATCGGACTAGGCGGCACGCTGGCGCTGACAGGTTCAAAGAGCTAGCGGGCGGACCAGCCCCCGTCCATCGTGTAGCTCGCGCCGGTGACCATGCCGGCGGCGTCGGAGGACAGCCACCCAACGAGCGAGGCCACCTCCTCGGGTTCCACCAGCCGTTTCACCGCGGACTCGGTGAGCATCACCTTCGCCAGAACCTCCGACTCCGGAATCCCGTGGACCCGCGCCTGGTCCGCGATCTGTTTCTCCACCAGCGGAGTGCGCACATAGCCGGGGTTGATGCAGTTGGATGTGACCCCGTGCTCGCCGCCCTCCAGCGCCGTCACCTTGCTCAGCCCCTCAAGGCCGTGCTTCGCCGAGACATAAGCGCTTTTGAACGGCGAAGCGCGGAGGCCGTGCACCGACGACAGGTTGATGATGCGCCCGAAGTTATTGGCGTACATGTGCGGCAGCGCGGCACGGATCAGCAGGAAGGGCGCCTCGAGCATGAGCGCCAGGATCCGCCGGAAGGCCACGGGATCGAACTCCTCGATGGGGCTGATGCGCTGGATGCCGGCGTTGTTGACCAGGACGTCGCAGTCCAGGCTCAGCGCGGCCAGCGCCTCAACGTCCAGGAGGTCGACAGCCCAGGACGTGCCGCCCACCTCATCCGCGAGGGCTGCGGCGCCGGCTTCGTCGACGTCGGCAACCACCACCTTCGCTCCCCTGGCGGCCAGTTCCCGTACGCACGCCGCGCCGATTCCGCTGGCACCGCCGGTGACCAGGGCCTTGCGGCCGTTCAGGTTCTTTTCCACGTCCGGACCTTGTGCGTCCACAGTTTGCTCCTCCAAGTGTCCACGTTGACACGTGCCGCGCGCCGTTGCCTTCCAACACGTGCAGCACTTCCGATTCACCCGAGTATTCCTGCAGAAGGAACGCGGTTCAATGACTAATCAGGCACTGGATTCGTGCAAAATTGCAGATATGGATGCCAACCCGGATGATCTGCTGGTGCTGCTCGCCGTCTCCCGCTCGGCGAAATTCACGACGGCGGCCCAGGTCCTGGGCCTGAACCACACCACCGTTTCACGCCGGATCGCCGCATTGGAAAAGGCCCTCGGCGGCCGTGTGCTCGCCAGGGCGTCCGGGGGCTGGGAGCTGACCGAGCTCGGCGCCCAGGCCGTGCTGGTGGCAGAGCAGGTGGAAACGGCGGTGCGTGCGCTGGGACCGTCAGGCCGCGCGCCTGACCCGATTACCGGCGTCGTACGCATGACGGCGACCGACGGCTTCAGCGCGTACATCGCCGCCCCGGCGGTGGCCAGTCTGAGGAGGGACCATCCGGGACTCAGCGTCGAGATCGTCACCGTCACGCGCCGGGCGTTGCAGCAGCGCTCGGGACTGGACATCGAAGTCGTGGTGGGCGAGCCGCAGGTGCACCGTGCCGAAGCGTTCCGGCTGGGCGAGTACGAGCTCGGGATGTACGCGTCCCGGCAGTACATCGAGGCCAACGGAATGCCTGGGACGGTGGAGGCCCTGACCGCCCATCCGCTCGTGTACTTCGTGGACTCCATGCTGCAGGTGGACGATCTTGATGCACCGCGCCGGCTGGTGCCGGCCATGCGCGACGGCGTGAGCTCCACCAATGTGTTCGTGCACGTGGAGGCCACCCGGGCGGGCGCCGGTGTGGGCTTCCTCCCCTGTTTCATGGCCGACCGGCACGAGGACCTGGTGCGCCTGCTGCCCGGGAACATCGCCGAACGGCTGCCCTACTGGATGGTCCTGCGGCCCGACTCGATGCGCCGGCCCGCCGTCGCCGCCGTGGTGACAGCGCTGCGCGAACAGACCACCGCTCACCGGGAGTGGCTCCTCGGGCAGGGGCGGCTCAGCCGGTGACGCGGCTCAGCCGGTAACCAAAGGCTGGGGGCCCGGCCTGAGCTCCTGTACCGGGTTGGGCACCTGCACCAGGTTCAGCATCTGTACCGGGTTGGGCATCCGCACGGGGCGCGGGGTCGTGGCGCACTTGGGCTCCGGCGGCGAAGGCCCGGACCTTGGCGTCGTTCCAGATGTGCGCGGGCACGGCACCGCCCAGGAGCCGCCGCGCGAGCTGCGGATCGTCGTCGAACGGCTGGTCGCTGCCGGCGATCACCATATTGCCGTAGCGGCGCCCTTTTAGCATGGCGGGGTCCGCGATGATGAGGGTGTGCTCGAAGGCTGCCGCGATGGTGGCGGCATCCTCCCGGGCATTCTTCAGGTCCGGACCGTCGCCTGAATTCACCACGTAGATGCCACCCGCCGCAAGGACACGGCGGACATGCCCGTTGAACTCGGCTGTGGTCAGCGGAACCGGGGTCAGTGCGCCGGCGAACACGTCCCGGATGATGAAGTCGCGGGTATCAGGCGTCAGGGTTTCCGTCACGGCACGGGCCTCGCCAACGCGCAGCCGGAGTAACGGGGCCTTGGGCAGGTCGAACCAGCCGCGGACGTATTCGGCGAGCTTCCCGTCAAGTTCCACCACCACCTGCCGGGCGTCCGGGTAGGCGGCATGGAAGTACCGGGCCAGCGAGCAGGCTCCGCCGCCGAGGTGCAGGCCCCGCAGCCTGGGCCTGGTCTCCGTCGGCCAGCGGGATTCGATCAGGGCGGACATCCAGCGCATGTACTCGAAGTCGA contains these protein-coding regions:
- a CDS encoding amino acid permease, producing the protein MQQAQTTAETAAPDGPTADSTSDQPTGRTGAAAAVGTAVGTVLNRGLNVRHIRFMALGSAIGTGLFYGSASAIQKAGPAVLFAYMIGGAAVFMVMRALGEMAVRHPVSGSFGQYASRYLGPLAGFVTGWTYVFEMAIVAIADVTAFSIYMGFWFPSVERWVWILAIIFLLAALNLLSVKVFGELEFWFTLVKVSAIIAMIAGGAAILAFGFQNGDASAVAPGLGNLVEHGGLFPNGFEGLLASFAVVMFAFGGIETIGITAGEAADPKKVIPKAVNTVPVRVLLFYVLTLGVLMSLFPWNEIGSNGSPFVQIFSGLGIPAAPHILNAVVITAALSAINSDIFGAGRILFGLAKQGHAPQSFGRVSRHGVPWMTVVMMAGILLVGVVLNAVIPEDVFLLIASIATFATVWVWVMILASHVAMKREIARMGLPASEFPSPWWPAASVLTIGFMGLVIAVLGFFEDTRVALYVGAVWLGLLVVAYRLWVKGDGRRRARLEDETSPLPVVAKTE
- a CDS encoding helix-turn-helix domain-containing protein encodes the protein MSIANLPTAYLTIAEVAAALRLSKMTVYRMVRAGTLAADRFGKSYRVPESAVEEYIRASGNPVTEDP
- a CDS encoding LysE family translocator, whose translation is MLPLQNLLAFALVSALLIAVPGPSVLFVIGRSLALGRRGGLLSVLGNAAGELLQIAGVALGLGVVLAESVLLFTVVKFAGAAYLIYLGIQAVLHRRGGPPGPNPSRPATTRRILREGFVVGATNPKSVVFFVAVLPQFVDHSAGAIPLQLALLGATFLAIALVSDSVWALAAGTARQWFARSPRRVAAVTTTGGVMMIGLGGTLALTGSKS
- a CDS encoding 3-hydroxybutyrate dehydrogenase, giving the protein MEKNLNGRKALVTGGASGIGAACVRELAARGAKVVVADVDEAGAAALADEVGGTSWAVDLLDVEALAALSLDCDVLVNNAGIQRISPIEEFDPVAFRRILALMLEAPFLLIRAALPHMYANNFGRIINLSSVHGLRASPFKSAYVSAKHGLEGLSKVTALEGGEHGVTSNCINPGYVRTPLVEKQIADQARVHGIPESEVLAKVMLTESAVKRLVEPEEVASLVGWLSSDAAGMVTGASYTMDGGWSAR
- a CDS encoding LysR family transcriptional regulator, translating into MDANPDDLLVLLAVSRSAKFTTAAQVLGLNHTTVSRRIAALEKALGGRVLARASGGWELTELGAQAVLVAEQVETAVRALGPSGRAPDPITGVVRMTATDGFSAYIAAPAVASLRRDHPGLSVEIVTVTRRALQQRSGLDIEVVVGEPQVHRAEAFRLGEYELGMYASRQYIEANGMPGTVEALTAHPLVYFVDSMLQVDDLDAPRRLVPAMRDGVSSTNVFVHVEATRAGAGVGFLPCFMADRHEDLVRLLPGNIAERLPYWMVLRPDSMRRPAVAAVVTALREQTTAHREWLLGQGRLSR
- a CDS encoding fused MFS/spermidine synthase; translated protein: MARRTKSGGKSGGRKAGAAAPALLDLTKKASAEGPVEGVYHIDTGDCELIADQDNATGWLLRINGVMSSHIDLADPLFLDFEYMRWMSALIESRWPTETRPRLRGLHLGGGACSLARYFHAAYPDARQVVVELDGKLAEYVRGWFDLPKAPLLRLRVGEARAVTETLTPDTRDFIIRDVFAGALTPVPLTTAEFNGHVRRVLAAGGIYVVNSGDGPDLKNAREDAATIAAAFEHTLIIADPAMLKGRRYGNMVIAGSDQPFDDDPQLARRLLGGAVPAHIWNDAKVRAFAAGAQVRHDPAPRADAQPGTDAEPGAGAQPGTGAQAGPPAFGYRLSRVTG